A genomic region of Persephonella marina EX-H1 contains the following coding sequences:
- a CDS encoding ankyrin repeat domain-containing protein — MFPFFKSVRRFIFFPFILMSLIIYFNPAYSQSSTIEVLKKRLEKKVKKPPLNRAVSKGDIKLVKILLEKGEDPNSKDIIGWTPLHEAAFKGYTEIAKILIEAGADVNAKDNDGETPLHIASSEGHLDMVKFLIKHGADINARNKKGRTPLHYAARGGNLSVVKYLIKKGADVNALDDDRNTPLHEATARNRKDIVMILIANGADPTIKDKFGKKPEDYTEDPAILRILEKAEKEKGRK, encoded by the coding sequence ATGTTTCCTTTTTTTAAGAGTGTTAGAAGGTTTATTTTTTTTCCTTTTATTCTCATGAGTCTCATAATCTATTTCAATCCAGCCTACAGCCAGTCTTCAACGATTGAAGTTCTAAAAAAAAGACTTGAGAAAAAGGTTAAAAAACCACCTTTAAATAGAGCTGTCTCCAAAGGAGATATAAAGCTGGTTAAAATCCTTTTAGAAAAAGGAGAGGACCCTAACAGCAAGGATATTATAGGCTGGACACCATTACACGAAGCTGCATTTAAAGGTTACACAGAGATAGCAAAGATACTGATAGAAGCAGGAGCTGATGTTAACGCAAAAGATAACGACGGAGAAACACCTTTACATATAGCCTCATCAGAAGGCCATCTTGATATGGTGAAGTTTCTTATAAAACATGGAGCGGATATAAACGCAAGGAACAAAAAAGGTAGAACACCTTTACATTACGCAGCAAGAGGAGGAAACCTATCTGTTGTAAAGTATCTGATAAAAAAAGGTGCAGATGTAAACGCACTTGACGACGATAGAAATACACCTCTACACGAAGCAACTGCAAGAAACAGAAAGGATATAGTTATGATTTTGATCGCAAATGGAGCTGACCCTACAATTAAGGATAAGTTTGGGAAAAAACCTGAAGATTACACAGAAGATCCAGCAATTCTGAGGATACTGGAGAAAGCAGAAAAAGAAAAGGGAAGAAAGTAA
- a CDS encoding phosphatidate cytidylyltransferase, whose protein sequence is MRELSLRIVSAVILAVIAISAVLYFPVWLFKTVVAVLSSIATWEVAHLLKKKYEEINPINAGIFGFFVSLSLLFFSPYLSVLLVFLYSFYYAHRVYDINYLTSYVFVYLYGVFFVSSLGLLHEMDRYLIFVLFATVWAGDTAAYFVGKAIGKHKFAPRLSPKKTWEGAVGSFFGSVTAGGVFAYYFQFYDAFIPILISAFLLQIGDLFESFIKRQVQEKDSSHLIPGHGGLLDRIDALIFAGMVFLVYYQLRIYINF, encoded by the coding sequence ATGAGGGAGCTTTCTTTAAGGATAGTATCAGCTGTAATTCTTGCTGTCATAGCTATAAGTGCCGTTCTTTACTTTCCTGTATGGCTTTTTAAAACTGTTGTTGCTGTTCTTTCCTCTATTGCAACATGGGAGGTTGCTCACCTTTTAAAGAAAAAGTATGAAGAGATAAATCCGATTAATGCTGGTATCTTTGGTTTTTTTGTATCTCTCTCTCTGCTTTTTTTTTCACCTTATCTCTCTGTTCTTCTAGTATTTCTTTACAGTTTTTATTATGCCCACAGAGTTTATGATATAAACTACCTGACCTCGTATGTTTTCGTATATCTTTACGGTGTTTTCTTTGTTTCCTCACTGGGACTTTTACATGAGATGGACAGGTATCTGATATTTGTTCTGTTCGCAACTGTTTGGGCTGGAGATACTGCAGCCTATTTTGTAGGTAAGGCGATAGGGAAACATAAGTTTGCCCCAAGACTTTCACCTAAAAAAACATGGGAAGGGGCTGTAGGAAGTTTTTTCGGCTCTGTTACAGCAGGTGGTGTTTTTGCTTACTACTTCCAGTTTTATGATGCATTTATACCGATACTGATATCAGCCTTTCTGCTCCAGATAGGAGATCTTTTTGAGAGTTTTATAAAAAGGCAGGTTCAGGAGAAGGATTCTTCACATCTCATTCCGGGACATGGTGGCCTTCTGGACAGGATTGATGCCCTTATATTTGCAGGAATGGTATTCCTTGTTTACTACCAGTTGAGGATTTATATAAACTTTTAG
- a CDS encoding ankyrin repeat domain-containing protein codes for MGKAVSFVVAGMIFSLTFISPSIGATRAELNKQLTEAISKEDIPKIKELIGKGAGVNIKNIIGNSPLHIASMKGDINLVKELIKSGADVNAKNLEGWTPLHEAAFFGYAQVIKLLLDNGAEIDAKNGNGNTPLHMAAMSGYPDAVEILIEYGADINEQNSEGWTPLHFAAYKGELETVKILVEKGAELNIKDKDEETPLHKSVSQRKFNVTKYLVEKGAYINARNKNGKTPLLIAISGVDEKTVNFLIQKGADINAKDNDGWTPLHEATFRGHIGFVKKLLEKGANVNARDNKYGDYVLHVVARNGNEEIAKLLLKNGAKVNVRDEYGNTPLHAASLEGHFKVAKLLIDHGADINAKNNKGWTPLFKAAMAGKIKVAILLLTKGADPNVKGKYKETPLHLAVLRRHTDMVKLLIKHGADVNAKDLRGKTPLDYAKVEEIKKILLKAKAQSR; via the coding sequence ATGGGCAAAGCAGTAAGTTTTGTAGTGGCAGGTATGATCTTCAGCCTTACATTTATCTCACCATCCATTGGAGCAACAAGAGCAGAACTGAACAAACAGCTCACAGAAGCGATATCTAAAGAAGATATACCGAAGATAAAGGAACTTATAGGAAAAGGTGCAGGTGTTAATATAAAAAATATTATAGGAAACTCACCGCTACATATAGCATCAATGAAAGGTGATATAAATCTTGTTAAAGAGCTGATAAAAAGTGGAGCTGATGTTAACGCAAAAAACCTTGAAGGATGGACGCCGCTACATGAGGCTGCATTTTTTGGGTATGCACAGGTTATAAAGCTACTTTTAGATAACGGTGCTGAGATTGATGCAAAAAACGGAAATGGAAACACCCCTCTCCATATGGCAGCTATGAGCGGTTATCCTGATGCTGTTGAGATACTCATTGAGTACGGGGCTGACATAAATGAACAGAACAGTGAAGGATGGACACCTCTACATTTCGCAGCCTACAAAGGTGAACTTGAAACGGTAAAGATACTGGTAGAAAAGGGTGCTGAACTGAACATAAAGGACAAAGATGAAGAGACACCCCTTCACAAATCCGTATCCCAGAGGAAATTCAATGTTACAAAATACCTTGTTGAAAAAGGAGCCTACATAAACGCAAGGAATAAAAACGGAAAAACCCCTCTCCTTATAGCTATATCAGGGGTAGATGAGAAAACTGTAAACTTTCTCATCCAGAAAGGTGCAGATATAAATGCAAAAGACAACGACGGATGGACACCACTTCATGAAGCAACCTTTAGGGGACATATAGGATTTGTTAAAAAACTGCTTGAGAAAGGAGCAAATGTAAATGCAAGGGACAACAAGTACGGAGACTATGTTTTACATGTTGTAGCAAGAAATGGTAATGAGGAAATAGCAAAACTCCTTTTAAAAAACGGTGCGAAGGTGAATGTTAGAGATGAGTATGGAAACACCCCCTTACATGCAGCATCACTTGAAGGACATTTTAAAGTCGCAAAACTGCTCATAGATCATGGAGCTGATATAAATGCTAAAAATAATAAAGGATGGACACCTCTTTTTAAAGCTGCTATGGCAGGAAAGATAAAGGTTGCTATTCTCCTTCTGACAAAAGGTGCTGATCCAAATGTTAAAGGGAAATACAAGGAAACTCCCCTGCATCTTGCTGTACTTAGAAGACATACAGATATGGTAAAACTGCTTATAAAACATGGGGCAGATGTTAATGCAAAGGATCTAAGAGGAAAAACACCACTTGATTATGCAAAAGTTGAAGAGATAAAGAAGATACTGCTTAAAGCAAAAGCACAGAGCAGATAG
- the mqnC gene encoding cyclic dehypoxanthinyl futalosine synthase yields MEIYKTDLDLNTVIDKIIKGDRITEEEGLKLFKEADLLTLGRLADYVRRKKHPENIVTFVVDRNVNYTNVCVAGCKFCAFQTKKGSPDAYTLDFDQIYRKIEELVQWGGTTLLMQGGLNPDLRIDFYTDLFKGIKERFPDIQIHSLSASEIYYISKIEGIPIPEVLKILHQSGLDSLPGGGAEILSDEVRSKISSNKVSTQVWLEVHRSAHNLGMKTTATMMCGHIEEPEHIIEHLSHIRKLQDDSLKNKKGYFTAFIPWTFQKGGTRLDHIETATTVYYLKVLSISRIFLDNFDNIQSSHVTQTMKIGPVGLHFGANDLGSTMIEENVVASTGWKVASPRPEKMAKIIKEAGFRPAQRDTYYNIIRYFD; encoded by the coding sequence TTGGAAATATATAAGACCGATCTGGATCTGAATACTGTTATAGATAAGATCATAAAAGGAGATAGGATAACTGAAGAGGAAGGGCTTAAACTTTTTAAAGAGGCAGACCTGCTTACATTAGGGAGACTGGCTGATTATGTAAGAAGGAAAAAACATCCCGAGAATATTGTTACATTTGTTGTTGACAGAAATGTTAACTACACAAATGTCTGTGTTGCAGGGTGTAAGTTCTGTGCATTCCAGACAAAGAAAGGAAGTCCAGATGCATACACACTTGATTTTGATCAGATATACAGAAAGATAGAGGAGCTTGTCCAGTGGGGTGGAACAACACTCCTCATGCAGGGTGGACTGAATCCAGACCTCAGAATTGATTTTTACACCGATCTTTTCAAAGGTATAAAAGAGAGATTTCCAGATATACAGATACACTCCCTTTCCGCTTCAGAGATATACTACATATCAAAGATTGAAGGTATACCTATACCGGAAGTTCTTAAAATACTTCACCAGTCAGGACTTGACAGCCTTCCAGGTGGTGGAGCAGAGATACTTTCTGATGAGGTAAGATCAAAGATATCAAGTAATAAAGTATCAACACAGGTATGGCTTGAGGTTCACAGATCAGCGCATAACCTTGGTATGAAAACAACAGCAACAATGATGTGCGGACATATTGAAGAACCTGAGCATATAATAGAGCATCTTTCACATATAAGAAAACTGCAGGATGACTCATTAAAGAATAAAAAAGGGTATTTTACAGCATTTATACCATGGACATTCCAGAAAGGTGGAACAAGACTTGATCATATAGAAACAGCAACTACAGTTTACTATCTTAAGGTTCTATCAATCTCAAGAATATTTCTTGATAACTTTGATAATATTCAGTCATCACATGTAACACAGACAATGAAGATAGGTCCTGTTGGACTTCATTTTGGTGCTAATGATCTGGGAAGCACAATGATAGAGGAGAACGTTGTTGCATCTACAGGATGGAAGGTCGCATCACCCAGACCTGAAAAGATGGCTAAGATAATAAAAGAAGCAGGTTTTAGACCTGCCCAGAGGGATACATACTACAATATAATCCGGTATTTTGACTAA
- a CDS encoding aspartate-semialdehyde dehydrogenase: MRYYNIAILGATGAVGQTMLRVLEERNFPVDEIRLLASPKSAGQELEYMGVKYKVQAVSPEAFEGIDIALFSAGGSRSKEWAPVAVEKGAVVIDNSSAFRMDDDVPLVVPEVNPEDVKWHKGIIANPNCSTIQMVVAINPIHRAKKIKNVFVSTYQAVSGAGATAIKDLEEETKAYFEGKYYYPEALPAHIAFNVIPHIDVFLDNDYTKEEMKMVNETRKIMHAPDIKVSPTCVRVPVFYGHSETVVIETEEPVTPEEAREILRSAPGVIVEDDPSNNVYPMPIDVAGKDEVFVGRIRKDFIFENGLSMWVVADNLRKGAATNAVQIAELLVEYELI; this comes from the coding sequence ATGAGATATTATAACATTGCTATATTAGGAGCTACAGGGGCTGTTGGACAGACTATGCTCAGGGTCCTCGAGGAGAGGAACTTTCCTGTAGATGAGATAAGACTTCTCGCCTCTCCAAAATCAGCAGGACAGGAACTTGAGTATATGGGAGTAAAATACAAGGTTCAGGCCGTATCCCCAGAAGCTTTTGAAGGAATAGATATAGCCCTTTTTTCAGCAGGTGGAAGTAGAAGTAAAGAGTGGGCACCTGTTGCTGTTGAAAAAGGAGCTGTTGTTATAGACAACTCATCAGCTTTCAGGATGGATGATGATGTTCCACTTGTTGTTCCTGAGGTTAATCCAGAGGATGTTAAATGGCATAAGGGGATTATCGCAAACCCGAACTGCTCAACCATACAGATGGTCGTTGCTATTAACCCGATACACAGGGCTAAAAAGATAAAAAATGTTTTTGTCTCAACATACCAGGCTGTTTCAGGTGCAGGAGCAACAGCTATAAAGGATCTTGAGGAAGAGACAAAAGCTTACTTTGAGGGTAAGTATTATTATCCGGAAGCTCTACCGGCACATATAGCATTCAATGTTATCCCACATATTGATGTTTTCCTTGATAATGATTACACAAAAGAAGAGATGAAGATGGTAAATGAGACAAGAAAGATCATGCATGCTCCAGATATAAAAGTTTCACCGACATGCGTAAGGGTTCCTGTTTTTTACGGTCACAGTGAGACAGTTGTAATTGAGACTGAGGAACCTGTAACTCCAGAAGAAGCAAGGGAGATACTCAGATCGGCACCCGGTGTTATCGTTGAAGACGATCCTTCAAACAATGTATATCCTATGCCTATAGATGTTGCAGGAAAAGATGAGGTCTTTGTTGGAAGAATAAGAAAAGATTTCATTTTTGAAAATGGCCTTTCCATGTGGGTGGTAGCTGACAACCTAAGAAAAGGAGCAGCCACAAATGCAGTCCAGATAGCTGAACTTCTTGTTGAGTACGAACTTATATAA
- the ybgF gene encoding tol-pal system protein YbgF: protein MKRIIYILPASFILFAGCVKKEDINLLQREIISLKKEVAQIREGQEEIKGSLNDLSKRVDNVSQIASKNSLEIEKIKLAQKPETVETIEKEGAEKVRIPDNPKELYKYALNAYYKGKTEEARKYFQIFVEEYPGSDMYDNALFWIGQTYYTEGDYEKAIEAFDRLINDCETGKAQECNKYPVAMLKKAYSYIKLGEIEEAKKLLKEIVRRFPDTEESELASRKLEVLE from the coding sequence ATGAAAAGAATTATTTATATACTTCCAGCGTCATTTATACTGTTTGCAGGCTGTGTTAAAAAGGAGGATATAAATCTTCTCCAGAGGGAGATAATATCACTCAAAAAGGAGGTTGCCCAGATAAGGGAAGGTCAGGAAGAGATTAAAGGAAGTCTTAATGATCTTTCTAAAAGGGTGGATAATGTCTCACAGATAGCATCAAAAAACTCACTTGAGATTGAGAAGATAAAGCTTGCTCAGAAACCAGAAACTGTAGAGACCATTGAAAAAGAAGGTGCTGAAAAGGTAAGAATACCCGACAATCCAAAGGAGCTTTATAAGTATGCTTTAAATGCATACTATAAGGGGAAGACTGAAGAGGCGAGAAAGTATTTCCAGATCTTTGTTGAAGAGTATCCAGGTTCGGATATGTATGATAATGCACTTTTCTGGATAGGGCAGACATACTACACAGAAGGAGATTATGAAAAAGCTATAGAGGCTTTTGATAGGCTTATTAATGACTGTGAAACAGGTAAGGCTCAGGAATGTAACAAATATCCTGTAGCTATGTTAAAGAAGGCTTACAGTTATATAAAACTTGGTGAGATTGAGGAGGCTAAAAAGCTTCTTAAAGAGATAGTAAGAAGATTTCCTGATACTGAAGAGTCTGAACTGGCATCAAGAAAGTTAGAGGTGCTTGAATGA
- a CDS encoding ankyrin repeat-containing protein produces the protein MLKKGYILSIFLLISVSLYVSIIKNPDGHLIYRSSAETREKLNRKLFEAIEAGDVDKVKELLDKGADVNARDKSNYTPLHKAVSKGKLEIVKLLIDRGADINAKESFFGYTPIHLAAIKGFPDILKYLIEKGADVNCRDKYGDTPLHLAALEGHEDIVKILIQNGADIHVKNNRRWTPLHKAALTGKVNVARILIEHGADVNVRGRSKETPLHLAVLRKQKKMVVFLIENGADVNAKDIRKRTPLDYAKIEDIKKILQSVGGKKGSDI, from the coding sequence ATGTTAAAAAAAGGTTATATCCTTTCTATATTCTTATTAATATCTGTATCTCTGTACGTATCTATAATAAAAAACCCTGACGGACATTTAATTTACAGGTCTTCTGCTGAAACAAGGGAGAAACTAAACAGAAAACTTTTTGAAGCGATAGAAGCAGGCGATGTAGATAAAGTTAAAGAACTTTTGGACAAGGGAGCAGATGTTAATGCAAGAGATAAATCAAATTACACACCTCTGCATAAGGCGGTATCAAAAGGAAAGCTTGAGATAGTAAAGCTACTTATAGACAGAGGGGCTGACATAAATGCAAAGGAGAGCTTTTTCGGGTACACCCCAATACATTTAGCGGCAATAAAAGGCTTTCCAGACATACTTAAATATCTGATAGAAAAAGGCGCTGATGTTAACTGTAGAGATAAATATGGAGATACACCTCTACATCTTGCAGCTTTAGAGGGTCACGAGGATATTGTGAAGATCCTTATACAGAATGGGGCTGATATCCATGTAAAAAACAACAGAAGATGGACTCCCCTTCATAAAGCAGCCTTAACAGGTAAGGTTAATGTGGCCAGAATACTGATAGAACATGGAGCAGATGTTAATGTTAGAGGAAGGTCTAAAGAAACACCATTACACCTCGCAGTTCTTAGAAAACAGAAAAAAATGGTAGTATTTTTAATTGAAAATGGTGCTGATGTTAATGCAAAGGATATAAGAAAAAGAACACCTCTTGACTATGCTAAGATTGAAGATATAAAGAAAATACTTCAATCTGTTGGAGGAAAAAAAGGAAGCGATATATAA
- a CDS encoding isoprenyl transferase: protein MIDLLYKIPEHVAVIMDGNGRWAKRRGLPRVFGHREGAKAVERTLKIANDVGIKWLSVFAFSTENWGRPKEEVNAIMSLLVEYINTKVPHLVKDNIRLRFMGRRDGLPEMILESMYEGEKATEKCDGMNFVVALNYSGKAEIVDAVKKIISSGKREIDEEEFREYLYIPEMPEPDLLIRTSGEKRISNFMLWELAYTELYFTEVLWPDFNEEEFLKALYFYQSRERRFGKVTV from the coding sequence ATGATAGATCTTCTGTATAAGATACCAGAACACGTTGCTGTAATTATGGATGGAAATGGTAGATGGGCAAAGAGAAGAGGGCTGCCCCGCGTTTTTGGTCACAGAGAAGGAGCAAAGGCTGTTGAGAGGACACTGAAGATAGCAAATGATGTTGGTATAAAATGGCTTTCCGTATTTGCTTTCTCAACTGAGAACTGGGGAAGACCAAAAGAGGAAGTGAACGCTATAATGTCTCTTCTTGTTGAGTATATAAATACGAAAGTTCCCCATCTTGTAAAGGACAACATAAGACTGAGATTTATGGGAAGGAGAGATGGTCTTCCTGAGATGATACTGGAGAGCATGTATGAAGGAGAAAAGGCTACTGAAAAATGTGACGGTATGAACTTTGTTGTTGCATTAAATTACAGCGGGAAAGCTGAGATTGTTGATGCTGTAAAAAAAATAATAAGCAGTGGAAAAAGGGAGATAGATGAAGAGGAGTTCAGAGAGTATCTGTACATTCCCGAGATGCCTGAGCCTGATCTTTTAATAAGAACGAGTGGTGAGAAAAGGATATCAAACTTTATGTTGTGGGAGCTTGCCTATACAGAGCTTTACTTTACAGAAGTTCTCTGGCCTGATTTTAATGAGGAGGAGTTTTTAAAGGCACTTTACTTCTATCAGAGTAGAGAAAGAAGGTTTGGAAAGGTTACTGTATGA